Genomic segment of Thermodesulfobacteriota bacterium:
CCCTTTGGCGGCGGCGAGGGCATGGTCATGAAGCCGGAGCCGATCGCGGCCGCTCTGGAGGCGGTGGCCGCGGCCGCGGGCCGGGGCTGGGTGGTGCTTCTCAGCCCTCAGGGCCGGCGGTATTCCCAGGCCAAGGCGGCGGAGCTGGCCGGCCGGCAGCATCTGGTCATGATCTGCGGCCGCTATGAAGGGGTGGACCACCGGATCGCCTCGGCCTTCGTGGATGAGGAGATCTCCATCGGTGACTACATCCTCACCGGCGGGGAGCTGGCCGCCATGGTGCTGGTGGATTCGGTGGTGCGCCTGCTGCCCGGGGCTTTGGGCTGCGCGGCGTCGGCGAGCCGGGAGACCTTCACCTGCGGCCTGTTGAAGCATCCCCAGTACACCCGGCCCCAGGTCTTCCGGGGGCTGGCGGTGCCGGAGGTGCTTCTGTCCGGCGATCACGGCCGCATCGCCGACTGGCGGCTGGTGGCGGCTGTGCGCCGCACCCTGGAGCTGCGGCCGGACCTTCTGGCCTTGGTCCGCTTCTCCCGGGACCAGTGGCGGCTTCTGCGCCGGCAGGGGCTGGTGGCGGAATGCCGGGCCCGGGGTGTTGACCTGCTGCCGCCGGAAGATGCGGCGGCCTCGGGAGGAGAGGCCTGCCATGGGGATCGATCTGGGGCTCCTGCACCATCCGGTCTACAACCGGCATGGCCAAGTGGTGACCTCGGCGATCACCAACCTGGATCTCCATGATATCGCCCGGGCGGCCTGCACCTTCGGGGTGGGCGCCTTCTTTGTGGCGACGCCCCTGGACGATCAGCGGCGGCTGGCCGCGGAGATCCTGGCGCACTGGCTGACCGGGCCCGGGGCTGCGGCCAACGGCCTCAGGCGTCAGGCCCTTTCCCTGGTGCGGCTGCGCCGGGACCTGGCCGAGGTCAGGGCCGAGCTGGTGGCGGCCCGGGGCGCGCCGCCCCTGGTCCTGGCCACCGCGGCCGGCCCGCGGCCAGGCCCCCGCTTCGGGTACCGCCAGGTGC
This window contains:
- the trmD gene encoding tRNA (guanosine(37)-N1)-methyltransferase TrmD: MRIDILTIFPNLLASPLEEGIIRRAVRDGKVEIVLHDIRAFATDRHAMTDDRPFGGGEGMVMKPEPIAAALEAVAAAAGRGWVVLLSPQGRRYSQAKAAELAGRQHLVMICGRYEGVDHRIASAFVDEEISIGDYILTGGELAAMVLVDSVVRLLPGALGCAASASRETFTCGLLKHPQYTRPQVFRGLAVPEVLLSGDHGRIADWRLVAAVRRTLELRPDLLALVRFSRDQWRLLRRQGLVAECRARGVDLLPPEDAAASGGEACHGDRSGAPAPSGLQPAWPSGDLGDHQPGSP
- a CDS encoding RNA methyltransferase, whose product is MGIDLGLLHHPVYNRHGQVVTSAITNLDLHDIARAACTFGVGAFFVATPLDDQRRLAAEILAHWLTGPGAAANGLRRQALSLVRLRRDLAEVRAELVAARGAPPLVLATAAGPRPGPRFGYRQVREVLAAGESVLLLFGTGWGLAAQIDDQVDGFLPPIRGSGSYNHLSVRSAVAIVLDRLLGDDKDQEALARPWARP